In a single window of the Streptomyces sp. 846.5 genome:
- a CDS encoding (2Fe-2S)-binding protein has product MTTGRRASRTPESVTVTIDGVPGRAWAGQSVSAVLVAAGIWPLRRNLVNGGLRGPFCGMGVCMECEVTIDGRPDSRSCTAHVAEGTDIRTHTEPGTESDV; this is encoded by the coding sequence ATGACCACCGGCCGACGCGCGTCCCGGACCCCCGAGAGCGTCACCGTCACCATCGACGGCGTCCCCGGCCGGGCCTGGGCCGGCCAGTCGGTGTCCGCGGTCCTGGTCGCGGCGGGCATCTGGCCGCTGCGCCGCAACCTGGTCAACGGCGGACTGCGCGGACCGTTCTGCGGCATGGGCGTCTGCATGGAGTGCGAGGTGACCATCGACGGCCGCCCGGACTCCCGCAGCTGCACCGCGCACGTCGCCGAGGGCACCGACATCCGCACCCACACCGAACCCGGAACGGAGTCCGACGTATGA
- a CDS encoding amino acid ABC transporter ATP-binding protein, translating to MSTATPSPPVVVEARGIRKSFGDVEVLKGIDLTVRRGEAVLVLGPSGGGKSTFLRTLNHLERPDAGTVSICGEPLGHVERAGRTTALRERRIAVQRRRTGMVFQQFNLFPNMTAADNVAAGPVHVNGVPRTKARADARELLAMVGLADKAGSYPSELSGGQQQRVAIARALAMSPDLLLFDEPTSALDPEMVREVLDVMLRLREEGMTMIVVSHEMGFARAAADRVVLISDGVVVEDQPPDRFFSAPQHERTRQFLGRIL from the coding sequence ATGAGCACCGCAACACCGTCCCCGCCCGTGGTCGTCGAGGCACGCGGGATCCGCAAGTCGTTCGGCGATGTCGAGGTGCTGAAGGGCATCGACCTGACCGTCCGACGCGGCGAGGCGGTGCTCGTCCTCGGCCCCTCCGGCGGCGGCAAGAGCACCTTCCTGCGCACCCTGAACCACCTGGAGCGTCCGGATGCGGGCACCGTCAGCATCTGCGGCGAGCCGCTCGGCCATGTGGAGCGGGCGGGTCGGACAACAGCGTTGCGGGAACGGCGGATCGCCGTCCAGCGGCGGCGTACCGGCATGGTCTTCCAGCAGTTCAACCTGTTCCCGAACATGACGGCCGCGGACAACGTGGCGGCCGGCCCGGTGCATGTGAACGGCGTCCCCCGGACGAAGGCCCGCGCCGACGCCCGCGAGCTGCTGGCGATGGTGGGCCTCGCCGACAAGGCCGGCTCCTACCCCTCCGAGCTCTCCGGCGGCCAGCAGCAGCGGGTGGCCATCGCCCGTGCCCTGGCGATGAGCCCCGACCTGCTGCTCTTCGACGAACCCACCTCGGCGCTGGATCCGGAGATGGTCAGGGAGGTGCTCGACGTCATGCTCCGGCTGCGGGAGGAGGGCATGACGATGATCGTGGTCAGCCATGAGATGGGGTTCGCCCGCGCGGCGGCCGACCGGGTGGTGCTCATCAGCGACGGGGTGGTGGTCGAGGACCAGCCCCCGGACCGCTTCTTCTCCGCCCCGCAGCACGAGCGCACCCGCCAGTTCCTCGGCCGGATCCTGTGA
- a CDS encoding amino acid ABC transporter permease has protein sequence MWSWEAFFSFLHNPQLIQGAWTTVWLTVVSMALALPLAVLVALGRASGFTPVRLVTGCYVWLMRGTPLLVQLVIIYTGLPQIGLRLGVISSALSGLVLNEAAYLSEIVRAGVLSVPHGQAEAARALGMSPWRVLRVVVMPQALRVMVPPLGNSFNGLLKTTTLVSVISVEELLRRTQFAVQTNFRVLEGLTAAALYYLAMTTLWGFAQRWLETRVSRGHRTRPTGRRAGDAKPPAPDGTLAATAPDLGMETR, from the coding sequence ATGTGGTCCTGGGAAGCGTTCTTCTCCTTCCTCCACAACCCCCAGCTCATCCAGGGAGCCTGGACGACCGTCTGGCTGACGGTGGTCAGCATGGCGCTCGCCCTCCCGCTCGCCGTGCTCGTGGCCCTGGGCCGGGCCTCCGGGTTCACACCCGTCCGGCTGGTCACCGGCTGCTACGTGTGGCTGATGCGCGGCACTCCGCTGCTGGTGCAACTGGTCATCATCTACACCGGGCTGCCCCAGATCGGTCTGCGCCTGGGCGTGATCAGCTCGGCCCTGAGCGGCCTGGTCCTCAACGAGGCGGCCTACCTCTCGGAGATCGTCCGGGCGGGGGTGCTCTCCGTGCCGCACGGCCAGGCGGAGGCCGCCCGGGCGCTGGGCATGTCCCCCTGGCGGGTGCTGCGGGTGGTGGTCATGCCGCAGGCGCTGCGGGTGATGGTGCCGCCGCTCGGCAACAGCTTCAACGGCCTGCTCAAGACGACCACCCTGGTCTCGGTGATCTCCGTCGAGGAGCTGCTGCGCCGCACCCAGTTCGCCGTCCAGACCAACTTCCGGGTCCTGGAGGGGCTGACCGCCGCGGCCCTGTACTACCTGGCGATGACCACGCTGTGGGGCTTCGCCCAACGGTGGCTGGAAACCCGCGTGAGCCGCGGCCACCGGACCCGGCCGACCGGCCGGCGCGCGGGCGACGCCAAGCCTCCCGCACCGGACGGCACCCTCGCCGCCACCGCACCGGACCTGGGAATGGAGACCCGATGA
- a CDS encoding ABC transporter substrate-binding protein → MQPTMRRLILAASASLLLTIAACGSSQTSSSSAGAASSAACTPKLGKADLVTAGTLTMSTNATLPPMQYLDASGNVVGMRVELGDEIAKVLCLTPHFVNIPFDAQIPGVESGRWDMIDTGMFYTPTRAKTIKLVPYEIQGVSVSVTQGNPKKIASEADLSGKTIAVEAPGYEFDTLNALNTQLKAAGKPSVTVRTFTTTADAYQALAVGQVDGVAIVAAVTSYYQKDGRFQTAVDGMNPAPLALGFGKQTAAEAVAGALQTLRQNGFLATLFKKYNVTAYSGALQVTTGAVSAN, encoded by the coding sequence ATGCAACCGACCATGCGCAGACTGATCCTCGCCGCCTCCGCCTCTCTGCTCCTCACGATCGCGGCCTGCGGCAGCAGCCAGACCTCCTCCTCGTCCGCCGGCGCCGCGTCCTCGGCCGCCTGCACACCGAAGCTGGGCAAGGCCGACCTGGTCACGGCCGGCACGCTGACCATGTCGACCAACGCGACCCTGCCGCCGATGCAGTACCTCGACGCCTCCGGCAACGTCGTCGGCATGCGGGTCGAGCTCGGCGACGAGATCGCCAAGGTCCTCTGCCTCACCCCGCACTTCGTCAACATCCCCTTCGACGCCCAGATCCCCGGTGTGGAGTCCGGCCGCTGGGACATGATCGACACCGGGATGTTCTACACCCCGACGCGCGCCAAGACCATCAAGCTGGTCCCCTACGAGATCCAGGGCGTCTCCGTCTCGGTCACCCAGGGCAACCCGAAGAAGATCGCCTCCGAGGCCGACCTGTCCGGGAAGACCATCGCCGTCGAGGCCCCCGGCTACGAGTTCGACACCCTCAACGCCCTCAACACGCAGCTGAAGGCGGCCGGCAAGCCGAGCGTCACCGTCCGCACCTTCACCACCACCGCCGACGCCTACCAGGCGCTGGCCGTCGGGCAGGTCGACGGCGTGGCCATCGTCGCCGCGGTGACCAGCTACTACCAGAAGGACGGCCGCTTCCAGACGGCGGTCGACGGCATGAACCCCGCGCCGCTGGCCCTCGGCTTCGGCAAGCAGACCGCGGCCGAAGCGGTGGCCGGAGCCCTGCAGACGCTCCGCCAGAACGGCTTCCTCGCCACGCTGTTCAAGAAGTACAACGTCACCGCCTACTCCGGCGCACTGCAGGTGACCACCGGCGCCGTCAGCGCCAACTGA
- a CDS encoding dihydrodipicolinate synthase family protein codes for MSPAAVSWRGYWPAAPTPFTAEGSLDEAAWRALLRLYVGQGVHGVLVNGTTGEWFSQTPDERRRVAEIAVEELAGRVPVVIGCGAFTAAECARYGEHARAVGADGILTTPPPYVHPSQQEIYAFYRSLAETVDLPLMVYNWPRGTAVDITVDTLSNLADLDNVVAVKDSSGDELKVADTCAALAGRVQVFGRFIHRRGMAVMAEFGGAGNIDGGALGAPFAVPFYESFWAGDLDRAREWSARYERLVSLLVNGDYSSRFASPTSQLKAAMRLLGQPGGHVRPPLLPLQDPSDLRRLSKALDEAGLHPTSCTAER; via the coding sequence ATGAGCCCAGCCGCCGTCTCCTGGCGCGGGTACTGGCCGGCCGCACCCACGCCCTTCACCGCCGAGGGCTCGCTCGACGAGGCGGCCTGGCGCGCGCTGCTCCGGCTCTACGTCGGACAGGGCGTCCACGGGGTGCTGGTGAACGGCACCACCGGCGAGTGGTTCTCGCAGACCCCCGACGAGCGCCGCCGGGTGGCCGAGATCGCGGTCGAGGAACTCGCCGGCCGGGTGCCGGTGGTGATCGGCTGCGGCGCGTTCACCGCGGCCGAGTGCGCTCGGTACGGCGAACACGCCCGTGCGGTTGGCGCCGACGGCATCCTCACCACCCCGCCGCCCTATGTGCACCCGAGCCAGCAGGAGATCTACGCCTTCTACCGCAGCCTGGCCGAGACGGTCGATCTGCCGCTCATGGTCTACAACTGGCCGCGCGGCACCGCGGTCGACATCACCGTCGACACCCTGTCCAACCTTGCCGATCTGGACAACGTCGTTGCCGTCAAGGACAGTTCGGGCGACGAACTCAAGGTCGCCGACACCTGCGCGGCGCTGGCCGGCCGGGTCCAGGTCTTCGGCCGCTTCATCCACCGCCGCGGCATGGCCGTGATGGCCGAGTTCGGCGGCGCCGGGAACATCGACGGCGGCGCCCTGGGCGCCCCCTTCGCCGTCCCCTTCTACGAGAGCTTCTGGGCCGGTGACCTCGACCGGGCCAGGGAATGGTCCGCCCGCTACGAACGGCTCGTGAGCCTGCTGGTCAACGGCGACTACAGCTCCAGGTTCGCCTCACCCACCTCGCAGCTCAAAGCCGCCATGCGGCTGCTCGGGCAGCCCGGAGGGCATGTGCGCCCCCCGCTGCTCCCGTTGCAGGACCCGTCCGATCTGCGCCGCCTGTCGAAGGCGCTCGACGAGGCCGGGCTGCACCCCACTTCCTGCACCGCCGAAAGGTGA